In Cynocephalus volans isolate mCynVol1 chromosome 16, mCynVol1.pri, whole genome shotgun sequence, the following proteins share a genomic window:
- the LOC134364355 gene encoding large ribosomal subunit protein eL39-like, giving the protein MSSRKNFRIKQFLAKKQKQNQPIPQWIRMKTGNKIRYNSKRRHWRRTKLGL; this is encoded by the coding sequence ATGTCTTCTCGCAAGAATTTCAGGATCAAGCAATTCCTGgccaagaaacaaaagcaaaatcagCCCATTCCCCAGTGGATTCGGATGAAAACTGGTAATAAAATCAGGTACAACTCCAAGAGGAGACATTGGAGGAGAACCAAGCTGGGTCTATAA